One window of Robiginitalea biformata HTCC2501 genomic DNA carries:
- a CDS encoding DUF4159 domain-containing protein, translating into MRILAALMALACTGFGQAQEVAVLKYRGGGDWYANPTALPNLIRFCNAEIGTHLETAAGTVAADSPDIFRFPFLHMTGHGNVLFSEQEAANIRTYLLGGGFLHIDDNYGMAEYLLEELPKIFPDKQLQEIGADHPIFKEPYDFPEGLPKIHEHDGKRPQAFGYFHQGRLVLLFTVEADLGDGWEEPEVHNDPEEVRQKALQMGANIVNYAFKN; encoded by the coding sequence ATGAGGATTCTGGCAGCCCTAATGGCTTTAGCGTGTACCGGTTTCGGCCAGGCCCAGGAGGTGGCCGTACTCAAATACCGGGGCGGGGGTGACTGGTACGCCAACCCTACGGCACTCCCCAACCTGATCCGTTTTTGCAATGCGGAAATCGGCACCCACCTGGAAACGGCGGCCGGAACAGTGGCCGCTGACAGCCCGGATATTTTCCGCTTTCCTTTCCTGCATATGACCGGGCACGGCAATGTCCTCTTCTCGGAGCAGGAGGCTGCGAATATCCGGACCTACCTGCTCGGTGGCGGGTTCCTGCACATCGACGACAACTACGGCATGGCCGAGTATCTCCTAGAGGAATTGCCAAAAATCTTCCCCGACAAACAACTGCAGGAAATCGGTGCCGACCACCCGATTTTCAAAGAACCGTATGATTTTCCGGAGGGCCTGCCCAAAATCCACGAGCACGATGGCAAGCGCCCGCAGGCGTTCGGATATTTCCACCAGGGGCGGCTGGTATTGCTCTTTACCGTGGAGGCAGACCTCGGGGACGGATGGGAAGAACCGGAGGTGCACAACGACCCGGAAGAAGTTCGGCAAAAGGCCTTGCAAATGGGGGCCAATATTGTCAATTACGCTTTTAAAAACTAA
- a CDS encoding TfoX/Sxy family protein: MPYSKELEDRLNRMLESRHPEASKHLTVKYMFGGLAYLYKGKMSVGVVGHSLMARVPANAMEQALLRRGARPMDFTGRVMKEFVFVDPEGFRDDSEMEQWIEWGLEHARQKSAPPKRIAGK, encoded by the coding sequence ATGCCCTATAGCAAGGAATTGGAAGATCGGCTGAACCGGATGCTCGAATCCCGTCATCCCGAGGCCTCGAAGCACCTGACCGTGAAATACATGTTTGGCGGGCTCGCCTATCTCTACAAGGGTAAGATGAGCGTGGGGGTCGTAGGCCATTCGCTCATGGCCCGGGTACCTGCAAACGCCATGGAGCAAGCGCTCCTCCGCAGGGGTGCGCGGCCCATGGATTTTACCGGCCGGGTTATGAAGGAATTCGTATTTGTGGACCCGGAAGGGTTTCGCGACGATTCAGAGATGGAACAATGGATTGAATGGGGGCTGGAGCACGCCCGCCAGAAAAGCGCTCCCCCAAAACGCATAGCCGGAAAATGA
- a CDS encoding 16S rRNA (uracil(1498)-N(3))-methyltransferase, translating into MNYFYHPLLDTSVNQFSFTPEESRHIVKVLRKKAGDQLHITNGKGYLFVAEILEANPERCMGKLLETRKFHPKMYSLHVAVAPTKKTDRFEWFLEKATEIGIDRITPVICQRSERRKLPMERMQRVVQEAMKQSLRTYLPELEEPVALREFLEREQPVLKFIAHCEEDEKMDLKRRVAADKDVIILIGPEGDFTHDEIQMACEKGFIPVSLGEYRLRTETAALVACTTVNLINNG; encoded by the coding sequence ATGAATTATTTCTATCATCCGCTCCTGGATACCAGCGTCAACCAATTTTCGTTTACCCCGGAGGAAAGCCGCCATATCGTCAAAGTTTTGCGCAAAAAAGCCGGCGACCAACTCCATATCACCAACGGGAAGGGGTATCTGTTCGTAGCCGAAATCCTCGAAGCCAATCCGGAACGGTGTATGGGCAAGCTGCTCGAAACGCGCAAATTCCACCCGAAAATGTACAGCCTGCATGTGGCTGTAGCCCCGACCAAGAAAACGGATCGGTTTGAATGGTTCCTGGAGAAGGCCACTGAAATCGGGATCGACAGGATAACCCCTGTGATCTGCCAGCGGTCGGAACGCAGGAAACTCCCGATGGAACGGATGCAGCGGGTGGTCCAGGAGGCGATGAAGCAAAGCCTGAGGACCTATCTGCCCGAATTGGAAGAACCGGTTGCGCTCCGGGAGTTCCTGGAACGGGAGCAGCCTGTCCTGAAGTTTATCGCCCACTGTGAGGAGGACGAAAAGATGGATCTCAAAAGGCGGGTGGCGGCAGACAAGGACGTCATCATCCTCATTGGCCCTGAAGGCGACTTCACGCACGATGAAATCCAGATGGCTTGCGAGAAAGGCTTTATTCCGGTTTCCCTGGGCGAATACAGGCTGCGGACGGAAACCGCCGCCCTGGTGGCCTGTACCACAGTCAACCTGATAAACAACGGATAA